A region from the Gossypium hirsutum isolate 1008001.06 chromosome A08, Gossypium_hirsutum_v2.1, whole genome shotgun sequence genome encodes:
- the LOC121204614 gene encoding photosystem I assembly protein Ycf3 yields the protein MPRSQINGNFIDKTFSIVANILLRIIPTTSGEKEAFTYYRDGMSAQSKGNYVEALQNYYEAMRLEIDPYDRSYILYNIGLIHTSNGEHTKALEYYFRALERNPFLPQAFNNMAVICHYRGEQAIRQGDSEIAEAWFDQAAEYWKQAIALTPGNYIEAQNWLKITRRFE from the exons ATGCCTAGATCGCAGATAAatggaaattttattgataagaCCTTTTCAATTGTAGCCAATATCTTATTACGAATAATTCCGACAACTTCAGGAGAAAAAGAGGCATTTACTTATTACAGAGATG GGATGTCGGCTCAATCCAAAGGAAATTATGTGGAGGCCTTACAGAATTATTATGAAGCTATGCGACTAGAAATTGATCCCTATGATCGAAGTTATATACTATATAACATAGGCCTTATCCACACAAGTAATGGAGAGCATACAAAAGCTTTAGAATATTATTTTCGAGCACTAGAACGAAACCCGTTCTTACCACAAGCTTTTAATAATATGGCTGTGATCTGTCATTAC CGGGGAGAACAGGCCATTCGACAGGGGGATTCTGAAATAGCGGAGGCTTGGTTCGATCAAGCCGCTGAGTATTGGAAACAGGCTATAGCGCTTACTCCTGGTAATTATATTGAAGCGCAGAATTGGTTAAAGATCACGCGGCGTTTCGAATAA